From Astyanax mexicanus isolate ESR-SI-001 chromosome 13, AstMex3_surface, whole genome shotgun sequence, the proteins below share one genomic window:
- the bin2a gene encoding bridging integrator 2a codes for MAERKNSASPSSSSKGGAAVFAKQVQRTFSRAQEKVLQKFGKSEETRDHQFEMCVQNLQVQQSDGHRIYKDLKAYLNAVKVMRDASSRLFQSLFDAYELDWDGGEDLGAVVEGEDLLWNDYETKLRDQALVTMDSYMSQFPDMRERVAKRGRKLVDYDSARHQLDSLESAKKRDDIKINKAKEEMETAKKIFEDMNRELKEELPVLYDSRIGCYVTVFHAISNLRNIFYREMTQNNDNLQNIMKDLKDQHPDKNFVIKNFSRGSLKRRSLKDALSPRSLRSSFFDFHMGYSPRGTLRREYNSSFRSERGSYESYSPATSPTRPKPTEDPTPAAKNTDTSSTSEDSSTATVTDSGHSAQSAAKEDVKPEDEGKEKKEEKKEEESQSVSEQDRERESAGVKDDSAPEEDEDDDDDEDDDDSEQEPNDSARTDHTLLEVREETV; via the exons ATGGCGGAGAGGAAGAACAGCGCGAGTCCCAGCAGCAGCTCAAAGGGAGGAGCTGCAGTCTTCGCCAAACAGGTCCAGAGGACATTCAGCCGAGCTCAGGAAAAG GTTTTACAGAAGTTTGGTAAATCTGAGGAGACAAGAGATCACCAGTTTGAGATGTGTGTACAAAACCTCCAAGTTCAACAG AGTGATGGACACAGAATATACAAAGACCTCAAGGCGTATCTCAATGCTGTTAAAG TGATGCGTGACGCTTCCAGTCGTCTGTTCCAGTCCCTGTTTGATGCCTATGAGCTTGACTGGGATGGTGGAGAGGACCTTGGTGCTGTTGTGGAG GGGGAAGATCTGCTGTGGAACGATTATGAAACCAAGCTTCGTGACCAAGCGCTGGTTACCATGGACTCTTACATGAGCCAGTTTCCAGATATGAGG GAAAGAGTGGCCAAACGAGGCAGAAAACTTGTGGATTACGATTCTGCTCGCCATCAGCTGGATTCACTGGAGAGTGCCAAAAAGAGAGATGACATCAAAATAAACAAG GCGAAAGAGGAGATGGAAACAGCCAAGAAGATTTTTGAGGACATGAACCGGGAACTGAAGGAGGAGCTGCCTGTTCTTTATGACAG TCGGATCGGATGCTACGTTACGGTCTTTCACGCTATTTCTAATCTGAGAAATATCTTCTACAGGGAAATGACACAG AATAATGACAATTTACAGAACATCATGAAGGACCTCAAAGACCAACATCCTGACAAGAACTTTGTGATTAAGAACTTCAGTCG GGGGTCACTGAAGAGGAGGTCACTAAAAGATGCACTGTCTCCCAGATCACTGAGGTCCAGTTTTTTTGACTTCCACATGGGTTACAGCCCCCGAGGTACTCTCAG GAGAGAGTACAATTCCAGTTTCAGGTCAGAACGGGGATCCTATGAGTCGTACAGCCCTGCGACCAGTCCCACCAGACCAAAACCCACTGAGGACCCCACGCCTGCAGCAAAGAACACAGACACCAGCTCCACCAGCGAAGACAGCTCTACTGCAACGGTAACAGACAGTGGACACAGTGCACAAAGTGCTGCAAAGGAAGATGTGAAGCCTGAGGATGAAgggaaggagaagaaggaggagaagaaagaggaagagtCACAGAGTGTTTCTgagcaggacagagagagagagagtgcaggggTGAAAGATGACTCGGCTccagaggaggatgaggatgatgatgatgatgaggatgatgacgaCAGTGAGCAGGAGCCAAAT gACTCTGCTAGGACTGATCATACTTTACTTGAGGTGAGGGAGGAAACAGTCTGA
- the si:ch211-210c8.6 gene encoding uncharacterized protein si:ch211-210c8.6: MGAVLLKCAAADLGVQWVGWALAAALKTERFYDLAGSGTFILLAHLSRTWGRTRYLRQNVQTGLVTAWGLRLGTFLFLRILKEGQDRRFNNVRNSPGVFFVYWTVQAVWVFVTLLPTLILNTEQRDKPLGPRDYAGWAIWGLGFATEAIADQQKWNFKNDPDNAGKFIQNGLWAYSRHPNYLGEILQWSGLFLSASSVMQGPQYLSALSPLFVWFLLRHVSGIPILEKQAMRKWGADPAFQSYVKNTPQLWPFPRF, translated from the exons ATGggtgcagtgctgctgaagtgcGCTGCTGCTGATCTGGGTGTGCAGTGGGTCGGCTGGGCGCTCGCTGCTGCTCTAAAGACCGAGAGGTTTTACGATTTAGCAG GCTCCGGCACTTTTATACTGTTGGCCCACCTCAGTCGTACATGGGGCAGAACAAGATATCTGAGGCAGAATGTACAGACTGGCCTGGTCACTGCATGGGGACTGAG ACTCGGGACATTTCTCTTCCTCCGGATCCTGAAGGAAGGACAGGACCGCAGGTTCAACAATGTCAGAAATAGCCCCGGGGTATTCTTTGTTTACTGGACCGTGCAAG CTGTGTGGGTGTTTGTCACTCTTCTGCCAACTCTAATTCTGAACACAGAGCAGAGAGATAAGCCTTTAGGACCTCGTGACTACGCTGGTTGGGCAATATGGGGACTGGGATTTGCCACAGAAGCCATTGCAGACCAGCAGAAATGGAATTTTAAAAATGACCCTGATAATGCA GGAAAGTTTATCCAGAATGGGCTGTGGGCTTACAGCAGACACCCAAACTACCTTGGTGAGATCCTGCAGTGGTCCGGTTTGTTCCTGTCTGCATCGTCCGTCATGCAGGGCCCTCAGTACCTCAGTGCACTGTCTCCTCTCTTCGTCTGGTTCCTGCTCAGACACGTGAGCGGGATTCCCATCCTGGAGAAGCAGGCCATGAGGAAGTGGGGAGCTGACCCGGCTTTCCAGAGCTACGTCAAGAACACCCCACAGCTCTGGCCCTTCCCTCGGTTCTGA